ATCCCCGTCtccacatccccatgtccctatgtCTCCATGTCCACATGTCCCTTTGTCCCCATGTCTTCATGTCTCCATGTCCCTGTGTCTCCACTCCCACGTCCCCAtttctgtgtccccatgtccctgtatccccatgtccccactcGCTGTGTTCCCATGACCCTGTGTCTCTGTAacaccatgtccccatgtcctcattTCTGTGTCCCCAGGTTCCTatgtccctatgtccccattgtccctgtgtccccatgtcacatCCCCACTTGGGTCCCAATGTTCCCCCTGCTCTGTGTCCCTACATCCCCACATCCTTGTGTCtctgtgtccccacatccccgtgtccctgtgtccccatatccccacaCTTTCATGTCCCcacctccatgtccccatgtccctctgCCCTCATTTAtttgtccccatgtccctatgtccccacCTCCCTGTGTCTCCATTGTCCCCATGCTCCCCCAGTCTGTGTCCCTGCATCCCCACATCCTTGTGTCTCTGTGTCCCCACACTCCCATGTCCCATGTCTTCATttcagtgtccccatgtccctgtatccccatgtccccacctCCCTGTGTTgccatgtccccgtgtccccatctCTGTGTctcttgtccccatgtccccatgtcccatttCCATTtgtatccccatgtcccctctgctctgggtcCCTGTATCCCCATGTCCTTGTGtctctgtgtccccatgtccccatctccatgtccccacatccctgtgtccccatgtcatgTCCCCATTTGTGTACCCACATCCCCCCTGCTCTATGTACCCATGTCCCCACATTCCTGTGTCCCCACACTctcatgttgctgttgccatCTCCATGTCCCCACAACCCTGTGTACCCATATCTCCACGTCCCTGTGTCTCCACActcccctgtccccatgtcctcattTCTNNNNNNNNNNNNNNNNNNNNNNNNNNNNNNNNNNNNNNNNNNNNNNNNNNNNNNNNNNNNNNNNNNNNNNNNNNNNNNNNNNNNNNNNNNNNNNNNNNNNNNNNNNNNNNNNNNNNNNNNNNNNNNNNNNNNNNNNNNNNNNNNNNNNNNNNNNNNNNNNNNNNNNNNNNNNNNNNNNNNNNNNNNNNNNNNNNNNNNNNNNNNNNNNNNNNNNNNNNNNNNNNNNNNNNNNNNNNNNNNNNNNNNNNNNNNNNNNNNNNNNNNNNNNNNNNNNNNNNNNNNNNNNNNNNNNNNNNNNNNNNNNNNNNNNNNNNNNNNNNNNNNNNNNNNNNNNNNNNNNNNNNNNNNNNNNNNNNNNNNNNNNNNNNNNNNNNNNNNNNNNNNNNNNNNNNNNNNNNNNNNNNNNNNNNNNNNNNNNNNNNNNNNNNNNNNNNNNNNNNNNNNNNNNNNNNNNNNNNNNNNNNNNNNNNNNNNNNNNNNNNNNNNNNNNNNNNNNNNNNNNNNNNNNNNNNNNNNNNNNNNNNNNNNNNNNNNNNNNNNNNNNNNNNNNNNNNNNNNNNNNNNNNNNNNNNNNNNNNNNNNNNNNNNNNNNNNNNNNNNNNNNNNNNNNNNNNNNNNNNNNNNNNNNNNNNNNNNNNNNNNNNNNNNNNNNNNNNNNNNNNNNNNNNNNNNNNNNNNNNNNNNNNNNNNNNNNNNNNNNNNNNNNNNNNNNNNNNNNNNNNNNNNNNNNNNNNNNNNNNNNNNNNNNNNNNNNNNNNNNNNNNNNNNNNNNNNNNNNNNNNNNNNNNNNNNNNNNNNNNNNNNNNNNNNNNNNNNNNNNNNNNNNNNNNNNNNNNNNNNNNNNNNNNNNNNNNNNNNNNNNNNNNNNNNNNNNNNNNNNNNNNNNNNNNNNNNNNNNNNNNNNNNNNNNNNNNNNNNNNNNNNNNNNNNNNNNNNNNNNNNNNNNNNNNNNNNNNNNNNNNNNNNNNNNNNNNNNNNNNNNNNNNNNNNNNNNNNNNNNNNNNNNNNNNNNNNNNNNNNNNNNNNNNNNNNNNNNNNNNNNNNNNNNNNNNNNNNNNNNNNNNNNNNNNNNNNNNNNNNNNNNNNNNNNNNNNNNNNNNNNNNNNNNNNNNNNNNNNNNNNNNNNNNNNNNNNNNNNNNNNNNNNNNNNNNNNNNNNNNNNNNNNNNNNNNNNNNNNNNNNNNNNNNNNNNNNNNNNNNNNNNNNNNNNNNNNNNNNNNNNNNNNNNNNNNNNNNNNNNNNNNNNNNNNNNNNNNNNNNNNNNNNNNNNNNNNNNNNNNNNNNNNNNNNNNNNNNNNNNNNNNNNNNNNNNNNNNNNNNNNNNNNNNNNNNNNNNNNNNNNNNNNNNNNNNNNNNNNNNNNNNNNNNNNNNNNNNNNNNNNNNNNNNNNNNNNNNNNNNNNNNNNNNNNNNNNNNNNNNNNNNNNNNNNNNNNNNNNNNNNNNNNNNNNNNNNNNNNNNNNNNNNNNNNNNNNNNNNNNNNNNNNNNNNNNNNNNNNNNNNNNNNNNNNNNNNNNNNNNNNNNNNNNNNNNNNNNNNNNNNNNNNNNNNNNNNNNNNNNNNNNNNNNNNNNNNNNNNNNNNNNNNNNNNNNNNNNNNNNNNNNNNNNNNNNNNNNNNNNNNNNNNNNNNNNNNNNNNNNNNNNNNNNNNNNNNNNNNNNNNNNNNNNNNNNNNNNNNNNNNNNNNNNNNNNNNNNNNNNNNNNNNNNNNNNNNNNNNNNNNNNNNNNNNNNNNNNNNNNNNNNNNNNNNNNNNNNNNNNNNNNNNNNNNNNNNNGGATGCACGGGGGTATGGCGGGCGCACTGGGGCAGCTGGGATGCTCAGGTTGTACCGGGTTGTTCTGGGACGCTCCAGGTTGGTTGCGTGGGGTGAGCAGGGAGGCCCTGGGAGGCCCAGGTTGCCCCTGGGTTATAGTGGGGTGCCTGGGGGTGCCGGGCCCCTCTTACCGGACAGGCTGAAGCTGGACTCGTGCAGGTCCCTCATGCCCCCGTGGCGCGTGGCGGGCCGGGTGGGCGTATCGGCCAGGGGCGTCCCCGTCTCTTTTTTCCCCGCGTGGACCACGGCCGCCACGTCCCCCAGGTACGGGCTGCGGTCCACGGCCCTCGGCTTTAAGCTCTGCCGGGAGatgggaggggggggagggggagagcaCAGAGCGGGGGGAGCCGTGAGCTGCGCCCACCtggggggcagtggggtgggCGTGGGGATGTGGGGTGTCCCTGCAGCCGTGGGGCGGGCATGGGCTGGAGATGGTGGGCGAGGGGGTCTGTGGTTTATGAGGAAGAGGTGGATGGCCCCGGTGGTGCTGCCCCGTGCCCCGCTGCAATGCCTTCCCCCAGAGCAATGCCAACCCGCGCCCCCCAGCAATGGTCCTGGTGCCACGGCGTGGGGACACATCGGGGAGATGGGTGGGGacggggatgggatggggatggggatggaatggggatgggatggggatgggtcTGCGCCGTCCCGACCACGGCACAATGAGATGGAGCCAGCGCTGCCTGCATGCCCCCGTGTCCCCACAGCCCGCACCTTCTCGCGCTGCACCAGCTTCTTGTAGACGCAGTCGGGGAAGGAGCGCAGCGGGCAGAAGCGCCCGGTGCCCTCGGCGCACATGAAGACGCCGTTCTCGTAGACCACGCGCCCGCGGCTGATGGTGACCAGCGGCACGCCGTGGCACCGCATGTTCTCGTACAGGTtgatgtcccctccctgcacTTGGGTGCTGGCCGAGATGGTCCTGGCGGGCGAGAAACGGGGTGCTGAGCGGTGCCGAGCGGtgccggccccgccgccgcgcccCACACCGACCTGGTGGCCTCAGGGTCCCACACCACCACGTCGGCGTCGGCGCCGGGCACGATGCGGCCCTTCCTGGGGTACAGGTTGTGCAGCTTGGCCGCGTTGGAGCTGGTGACGGCCACGAAGCGGTTCTCGTCCATTTTGCCCCCCACCTGCGGGGTGGGAGCGCGGTCAGGACGCGCCTCCCCCGAGAGGGGACGGAGCCGGGTGCCACCCGTGGGGCCGCGGCCCCCGCACGCACCACGCCGCGCTCCCAGATGATGTTCATGCGGTCCTGCACCCCGCTGACGCCGTGCGGGATCTTGGTGAAGTCCTCGCGGCCCATCGCCTTCTGCTTGGCGCTGAACGGGCGGTGGTCCGAGGCCACCACGTTCAGGGTGTCACTGCGGGGAACGGGGACGGTGCGGGTGGGGGCTGTCACCGGCGGTCGGGGGCACGGGGAGAGGGGTTCCGTGCCATGGGGGTGCTTAGGAGCCGTGCAGCGGGGAGCATGGGGGGCTGCGGGCTCGGGGAGGGGGACACCAGTGCAATGGggtgcccagggagtggggctTCCATGCAGTGCAGTGCTTGGAACACATTCAGTGGGGTGCTTGGGGAGCTGGGCACCCACGCAGTGGAGTGAGTTCTTGGGGAGGGGGACACCCGTGCAATGGGGTGCCTGAGGAGCAAGGTGCTTGGGGAGTGGGGCATCCATGCAACAGGGTGCTTGGGGAGTGGGGTGCTCGTGGATTGGGACACCCACACACTGAGGTGCTTCAGGAGTGGGGCTTCCATGCAACAGGGTGCTTGGGAGTGGGGCGCTCATGGATTGGGACACCTCCACATTGAGATGCTGGGGGAGAGGGGCTTCCATGCAGTGGGGTGCTCAGGACCCATGGGGCAGGGTGCCTGGGGAGCTGGGCTCCCATGCAATAGGGTGCTTGGGGAGCAGAGTGCTTGGGGAGTGAGGTGCTCAGTGCCCATGCAGTGGGGTGCTCAGGGAGCGGGGCTTCCATAAGTAGGGTGCTCAGGACTCATGGAGCAGGATGTCTGGGGAGCTGGGCACCCATGCAGTGGGGTCCTTGGGGAGAGGGATATCCATGCAGTGGGGTGCCTAGGGAGCAGGGTGCTTAGGGAGTGGGGTGCTCATGGATTGGGACACCTCCACATTGAGATGCTGGGGGAGAGGGGCTTCCATGCAGTGGGGTGCTCAGGACCCATGGAGCAGGGTGCTTGGGGAGTGGGGCATCCATGCAATGGGGTGCTTGGGGAGTGGGGTGCTCATGGATTGGGACACCCCCACACTGAGGTGCTTGGGGAGTGGGGCTTCCATGCAACAGGGTGCTCAGGACCCATGGGGTTCTTGGGGAGGTGGGCACCCATGCAATGGagtggctggggagcagggtGCTCGGGGATTTGGGTGCTCAGGGAGTGGGACATCCATGCGATGGGGTGCTTGGGGAGTGGAGTGTTGTGGATTGGGACACCCATGCATTCAAGTGCTCGGGGAGTGGGGCTTCCATGTAGTGGGGTGCTCGGAACCCACGGAGCAGGGTGCTTGGGGAGGTGGGCACCTACGCAGTGGGGTCCTTGGGGAGAGGGACATCCATGCAGTGGGGTGCCTGGGGAGCAGGGTGCTTGGGGAGTGGGGCATCCATGCAACAGGGCGCTTGGGGAGTGGGGTGCTCGTGGATTGGGACACCCCCACATTGAGGTTCTTGGGGAGTAGGGCTTCCATGCAGTGGAGTGCTcaagcagcaggacagccaCGGAGCAGGGTGTTTGGGCAGCAGGGCACCtgggggctggggacagggtcGGGGTGCCCCGGTGGGGGTACCTGGCGAGCAGGCTGAGCAGGTGGGCAGAGGTGTTGGTGTCGAGGCGCAGCGGGGGCACGGTGACGTAGGCGGCGGCGTGGAACCAGTCCTGGTGGTAGTAGTGCAGCCCCGTCAGCGTGGCGTGCGCCGTCGTCGTCTCCGCGTACACCGCCTTCCCTGCGGGGAAGGGGGGGGGCACGCCGTGGGGACGGGGACGCGCTCCATGTGCCCGCGCACATGTCCCCGCATGCCCACGAGTCACCACGCATGCATGCACCCCCACTGTGTGTCCCCACACCCCctccgccccgcagccccaccCCAGGGCGTACCCTGCATCTTGGCGGCCGCGATGACGTCCCCCGCCGCCATGCTGGAGACGTTCACCAGGTACACGGGGCAGTGCGTCTGCGGGCAGTGCCGCCAcggggtgacacggggacacggggacccCCGGGTGGGGGGCACCGCCCGCAGCCCCCACGGCGCGCGGCACTCACCCGGTTGGCGATGGTGATGGCGCGGTGCGTGGCCTCCGCCTCCAGCTGCGGGGAGAGGGCGCGGGGGTTACGGCACCGGGCACGGAGCGGGGACGGggacagcccccagcccccggCCCCCCCTTCCCCGCACACACCTCCTCGGGCCGGCTGATCTCGATGCCCTCGGGCCCGGTGATGCCCAGCTCCAGCGCTTCCTTTGCTCCCTGCGGGGCACAGCACAGTGTGGCAGCGTcgccgtgtccccgtgtcaccccaTCCCCGTGGTCCCTCGCCCACCTCGGCCACCAGGTCCCCGTTCTCGGCGTGCACGCGGGCGATGGCCCCGATGTCCCGGCAGGCGCGCAGGGCCTGGTACAGCTCCCCGTCCCGCAGCATGTACAGCTCCTTGTAGGCCAGGAACAGCTGGAAGGAGTTCACCCCCTTCTCCCGCACCAGCGTCTCCATCTCCGCCTTCACCTGCAGTGGGGTCACAGCCATATGGGGCAGGACCCACACATCACCCCGTGGGATGGGGGCAGAGTGGCTCTGGGGCACACGGAGCTATGGGGTGGCCAGCGGGTGCTCCCTTGCTATGGGAGGGTGCAATGGGGACCAGCACATCACCCCATGGCATAGGGGTCAGAGTGACTCTGGGGTGCAGAGTGCCACGGGGTGGGCACTAGGTGCCCCTCTCCATAGGGCGGTGACCCACACATCACCCCACAGGGTGCACACGGAGCTATGGGGTGGGCACAGGTGGGGACCCGTAGCTGAGGACTCTGGCACAGGGGTCAGAGCACGTCCCATGGGGTGGGATGCAGGTGTCCCTCTCCATGGGGTGGGTGCAGTGGGGACCCACGCCACCCTTGGCATGGGGCTCCCAGCGGCACTGGGGCGCACATCGGTGCCGTGGGGTACCCCTCGCTATGGGGTGCGTGCAGACAGACACAGGGGGGGGGCTTAATGGGGGGATCCCGCTGGCCCCACGGGGGGAGTCACCCACCTGCGGCGCCCACCAGGTGACGCCCACGTGCAGGGCGTAGTCGCAGCACACCTGGGGGTCTGCGAGCGCGCGGCACCGCTCGAAGGCATCCACCAGCGAGCGCTCCTTGGCGGGCAGCACGTGGCCCAGCACCATCGTCGTGCCCCCCACCAGCGCCGCCTGCGGAGACACGGTGGGGAGACGATGGGGCGATGGCCCCGCGTCACCCCGCAGCGCTAAGCCACAAAGCCACAAAGCTGCTTTGGCGGTGGCACCGCGCCGGGTGTCACCGCTGTCATTGTGCGCCGCGGGGACGGGGACAGGGACAGACGGCGCTGCCCCACACAATGGGGCTCTGTGCCGGGGATGGGGCTGCGCCGggaggagtggggctgggggggggtgGGACCCACAGCGCAGCTGAGATCTATGGCATGGATGGAATCCAAGGAAAGGCTGGGACCCACGGCACGGCCAGGACCCATGGCGGGGCTGGGACCCCACGACATTGCACAACTGGGACCCACAGCATGGCATGGACGTGCCCTGCCCCCCACGACAGGGACACATGACGCAACCAGGACCCATGGCACGACCAGGACCTATAGCATGGCTGAGACCCATGGCACAACTGGGACCCATGGCATGGTTAGGACCTACAGCACGACTGCGACCTGTGGCACAGGTGGGACCCATGGCACGGCCAGGACCCACACCCGGGTCAAGACCCACGGCACAGCGCTGGATCCGACAGCGATCCCTATGGGGCTACGACCCGTACGGCTCCAACCAACCccccccaaccccaccccacaCCCTTCAGCCCCACGGCGCGCCCCACCTTGGTGCCGTGGTAGAAGTCATCGAGGCAGGTGGCGTTCATGAAGGTCTGGTGGAAGTGGGTGCTGGTGTCGATGCCGCCGGGGATGACCAGCTTGCCGCTGGCGTCGATCACCTTGGCGCCGCCGGGGATCATCAGCTCGCGCCCCACTTGCTGGATGATGCCGTTCTCGATGTAGACGTCGGCCTCCATCGAGCAGTCGTCGTTCACCACCTTCCCCCCCTTGATCAGGATCCGCACCGAGGCCGCGTTGGCGAGCATGGCGCTGCGGGCACGGCGTGGGGCAGCGGGGTGCCCCGGGGGTCAGCGGGGCGCTCCATAGGGCCGGCACCGCCCGCGTGCGGCCCCAGCCCCACGCGaaccccgcagcccccggccccgcagcagCTGAGCATCCCAGTACTGTGGCTCCGGCAGCTGCCCGGGGTGGGGCAACGGGTGGGGGGCACGGGGAGCTGACCCACGCCCCGCGGCACCGGGAATGCCATTACCCACGCAGCTGCTCCGCTCCGGCCTCCCCCCGCCACGGGGCCGAAAGGTCGGAGCCCTACGGGGGCAGACCCAAAGTGGGGCAGACCCCACGGCGCGGGGCGGATGGAcggggccgcggggccgcccggGGCGGCAGCGGCCGCGGCGTCGCACCCCAGAGATGAAAGAGACGGCGGTGACGGATTTGGGGCGTCGGGGGGGAGCAGGCACcgccctgcagcagcacggcgCGATGGGGCCGACCCGCGGGGGGCAGCGGGATCCGACCCACGGCGGGCGNNNNNNNNNNNNNNNNNNNNNNNNNNNNNNNNNNNNNNNNNNNNNNNNNNNNNNNNNNNNNNNNNNNNNNNNNNNNNNNNNNNNNNNNNNNNNNNNNNNNNNNNNNNNNNNNNNNNNNNNNNNNNNNNNNNNNNNNNNNNNNNNNNNNNNNNNNNNNNNNNNNNNNNNNNNNNNNNNNNNNNNNNNNNNNNNNNNNNNNNNNNNNNNNNNNNNNNNNNNNNNNNNNNNNNNNNNNNNNNNNNNNNNNNNNNNNNNNNNNNNNNNNNNNNNNNNNNNNNNNNNNNNNNNNNNNNNNNNNNNNNNNNNNNNNNNNNNNNNNNNNNNNNNNNNNNNNNNNNNNNNNNNNNNNNNNNNNNNNNNNNNNNNNNNNNNNNNNNNNNNNNNNNNNNNNNNNNNNNNNNNNNNNNNNNNNNNNNNNNNNNNNNNNNNNNNNNNNNNNNNNNNNNNNNNNNNNNCCCCCCTTCTCTCCGGTACCGCCGCCGCTCCCCTCCCCCCGAGCCCCCCGGTACCGCCCCGCAGACAAAGCCCCATTGTTCCCCGCCCTGTCGCGATACCCCGCGCCTAACCTTGGCCCCGTCGCGACGCAGCCACCTGCGGGAGAGGGTGAGCGGGGCGTGGGGGTGACCCCGGGGCATATCGCGACATCCCCGCCCCATCGCGATACGCGCACCTGTCGCGATCAGGCCCCGCCTATCGCGATATGGGCGAGACAAACGGGGCCCGGCGGCAGCAGAAATGCCATTTCCCACGGAATCCCATCGCATCCCATAACAGCGCCCCGAGCATCCCATAATAACACCCCGAGCATCGCGCCGCGCCCCATCCTCCCGCCCGTACCTCCGCTCTCCGTTCCGCTCCGCTCCCGCCGCACcctccgctccgctccgctaTCCCTCAAGCCACGCCCCCGGGGGCGGGGCCCTTCGAACGTTCGTCCAATCGTTGCCCGCATTTCCCGCTCGTAGGCGGGGCCTGCTGATGGGCAGGTGTAAGGGGCGGGGCCCGGCTGTGAGACCGCGCCCACCCGGCGGCACCTGTCGTTGCCGTGGGTACGGCACCGAGGGCCCCGCCCACAGGGCCCTACGTGAAATGCCATTGGCTGATGGCAGCGCCTCGCGGAATCCCATTGGCTGACCACGGCTCCCCCGGCATCTCATTGGCTGAGCTCAGCCCCCAGTGGTC
The sequence above is drawn from the Numida meleagris isolate 19003 breed g44 Domestic line chromosome 3, NumMel1.0, whole genome shotgun sequence genome and encodes:
- the DPYSL5 gene encoding dihydropyrimidinase-related protein 5 (The sequence of the model RefSeq protein was modified relative to this genomic sequence to represent the inferred CDS: added 86 bases not found in genome assembly) — protein: MLANAASVRILIKGGKVVNDDCSMEADVYIENGIIQQVGRELMIPGGAKVIDASGKLVIPGGIDTSTHFHQTFMNATCLDDFYHGTKAALVGGTTMVLGHVLPAKERSLVDAFERCRALADPQVCCDYALHVGVTWWAPQVKAEMETLVREKGVNSFQLFLAYKELYMLRDGELYQALRACRDIGAIARVHAENGDLVAEGAKEALELGITGPEGIEISRPEELEAEATHRAITIANRTHCPVYLVNVSSMAAGDVIAAAKMQGKAVYAETTTAHATLTGLHYYHQDWFHAAAYVTVPPLRLDTNTSAHLLSLLASDTLNVVASDHRPFSAKQKAMGREDFTKIPHGVSGVQDRMNIIWERGVVGGKMDENRFVAVTSSNAAKLHNLYPRKGRIVPGADADVVVWDPEATRTISASTQVQGGDINLYENMRCHGVPLVTISRGRVVYENGVFMCAEGTGRFCPLRSFPDCVYKKLVQREKSLKPRAVDRSPYLGDVAAVVHAGKKETGTPLADTPTRPATRHGGMRDLHESSFSLSGSQIDDHVPKRASARILAPPGGRSSGIW